The genomic segment CAAGCTTTCACttcaaataaaagcaaaataaattaaaatgtattttaattaaTACATATATTGTGCCATCAATAAGAGCCTAAATCTTACATtacatttgcactttttccctagataaaatattcatattcagcATAAGCAACAATAATAACCCCAATTATCATCACACATCATGTGCAAAATAGAAGTCAGTGCGTTTGTGTTTATATGCATCATTTATACAAGGCCTCAAATTTAAACATGAATCAAGGCTCTGTTTAGAAACTGTAAGTCATGAATTGTGCATGGTTTAAAATAATGGTAATTAAGCTGAAGAGTGtgtttacatatattttttaaaaaggctatTTTGCGGATGGTGCTTGTGCTTTAACAGCTGATGCCTTCATGGAAACGTTAACAGTAGTGGCACTTTATCTTCATTTATACTCACCCAGGAAGGTGGAATAAATGAATGGCAAATGAAAAGATTGAGAAATGAGGCTAAAGACGTGTGTCAAAGCAGCTTTCCCCCTTTTATGAAATCACAGATACGTTAAAGAGAAACTATATTTTACATGTTATTTGGAAGTCAAAGGGATCTGCTCAATTTATTCATGAAGGAATTAAACAGTGAAATATTTTAAGGGAAATGAACTCATACCCGAGTGCTCACTCcaatcttcatttttttcctttgttgagTCTCCTATGAAGCCCATTAAAGTGGAGATTTAAGAGGTATATTGAATGGATCAGTGCTTTATGAAATTCAAACATGTCACATCAGTAATAAAAATCTGtaatatttgacatttttgtacgtggtttttttgttgttgtttttttcctaacTTGCATAGCAACAGATCGCAGTCACGTTCAAGTGTTTGATTCGTTCATAATTGTAAAACATACATTTGTAAACAAAGAACATCCAGTGTGGTAAAATAACTGGCATGGGGAAAAATTTTAACTACATTAATTTTCCTCTGTCtcaatttacatttaaacataAGGCACAAAGCAGTGTATTTGGTTGAAATTCCATTATATAGAATATATCACCTTTTGCCCTTACGTAACAATTTAGAAATCAGAGGTCTATATGAAGAAGACTAAAtatgaaacattaaaacaaagcacagcAGTAGTAGTCCAAttcaccaaaaaaaacaaagatgattttatttatttaagatgCTGGGTTAGTGTGGAAAGTTGTGACAAGAAATATGATTTATCTCAATTAGATGAGGATAGCATGGTGGTACAGTGGTTGGTACCGTCGCCTCACAGTGAGAAAGTCCTGGCCTCGTTTTGATTCCAGCCTGGGGTTTTGCTGTGTGGAAtttgtgattctaaattgacaATAGGAGTGAATGGTTGTAATAGCCCTTGgaaacctgtccagggtgtactataactctcaccctgtgacagctgaGATAGAGTCCAGCCCCCCACCCAACCCTAAACTGGATAGGTGGAATAAAATTGACAGATGGCGTGgtgcagagtgccctctggtgaACAAACTATACAACATCAACCCTCATGGTAGAAAAGAGTTCTtcccatctttttttctttgaattcCCATTTATTCAAAACAGTTTTAAGCATTTAAGTACTTCTTTCTTTTAATGGAAGAACAAATCTGATGCCCAAGACGTTTAATTTGCATATTACATCTTTATTAAACAATGCCTAAAACCCCAGCATTAAGATTTAATCAGCGCTACAACAGCAAAGATCTATCATGCCCTAAAAAACAGCCAACAGGTTTGTTTTGCCCCTCAACTATTATTGCATTAGTTCCACACAGACAATGGAATAATCCAGAGTGGAATATCTCTGTCAAGAAAGGCTCATATGAAAACATTTCATACACAATGCTACTgatagagggagtagaggaaggTGTATCTTTATGTATTAAACACAGTGCATCACTTAAGATGTACTTCCTCGGATACATGTGACGGGGCTATTTATTATTAACactgggttgttgttgttgtttttttccttttgcatttaaataatattaacAAGAACAGAAATCCAAACATTAAATATactgaatattttaagaataaCTTAGAGAGCTGGatttgttgttgtcttttggAAATCTCCATAACCTCGACAGCTGTACAGACAATAAGAACATAGAGAAATTGGTGCAAAAGGTACAATATATTGTTTAGCTGGGTCATTTTTAAAAGCTGCTACAATCaagtaaaaaattaaaaaaataaaataaaaggcttAAAGAAATAGTTCAACATTTTAGGAAATTGTGTTTCATTTGGATTTTTGCTGAGAAAATCAATACAACTCATATCTGTACAGTTAACATGAATTTGTCAGGAACGGCTTAGTTTAGCATAGCAGAAAGACTGGAAACAAGGGAAACAGTAGCCtggctataaaaaaaaaaaaaaaaaaaaataccaaaaaataTTGTGTGAAGTGGGACACCATATGCATTTGTGTATCACAATTGTCTTAAATTTGCCTTAAATTGTCAGATCAATCTCAAAAAGGCCAAACTGAAACTCAGAAACTAGTGCTAGTAAGAAGGGCAGCTTCCGTTTCCTTTTATTCTTCTTGTATTTACTGAGCAAGAGAGCCGGAAAAGTTGCTTTCAGATATCTTGGACTGCCTCCCTGCATTAACCTGTCCTACTTTGTcccaaacaaacactgtttgtcACACTTTTTTTCTGAGATCTGGTAACACTGTGTCTTTAAACACAGGTCCCGATGGATCCCCCGACTAAAACCATAATTAAaactacacaaaataaaaataaatgaaaaccaaaTAAAGTAAAAGTCTGAACTACTACTAGAAACTATGGGTAAGCAGATCACATGTACACCATTTTAAAACCACTGCATCAGTGCGATGAAAAGCATCAGTGGCAGCTTGAGTACGTTTAAACTCATCCAACTGGAACTGAACTCCCTCATCATTTTCACATACTTGCAGAATAACCTACAACAAACAGCGAACTATGCTGTTAATTAACTACTCGTGTTTTTACCACAGAGTTCTGTTGTTACTGATAAACTGCTAAAGAACATAAGTGCGTCAAACTGTGGGACTGGGTGACATGTTTGCTTCATTACCATAAACACAAATGCATGATTTAATCCTGTGCTGCCCTCACTAGAACACCAAATGTGGATTAAGCTGCCAATTAACACTGTGTGTAACCAAGtctgattgtgtttttgttgtttaactTGTTGAGCTTTACCCATTTATAACACACTACATTGTTGGAACGGGTCAGCTGTTATCGAGTTGGCTTTCTGTTGTCCACTGATTTGTATAAGCACTGTTAATTATGGATATATATGCAACAACAGCAAATCTGTTGGCATCTGTAAGAAGAAAAGCCATACAGTTGTTGTGAGACTGTTTTATATGCGTACGTAAATAGAAACTAATGGAAACATGGAAGAGTTCACAGTCAAAAACTGCTTGTGTGTATTTTGTAAAATACATTCATTTTCCCATTTTGCTGTGAGTTCAATAAGACTATGATGTCTGTATGTTGAAACAGGAATCTACAGATACTGGAACAGAATCACAGTTTACATTTACCAAAAATCGTGAAGATTTGGCACATAAACAAACTCTTTAATTGGTACCTGTACTGCACCTTGTTAATTACAAGAGCACACGCCGTTCTGGCTggttttcagtttagtttcaccAGTACAGCAAATTTACACTATTCTCCATCCAGATGTGTGTttaagcgatcattcagaagcAAATACTCTAATAATGCTAACAGTGGTGTTATATTACAGTAATAAGCAGATTTGACCTCCCCTGGCCCCCTCGGCTCCTCAAACCACGACACGACTTCAGTATAATTAACAGTAATGATAGTCCAAAAATTCAAAATGATATTTCAGCTAGGAGTTTAATTTTAAGGCAACGGGTGTAATCTGTCTGATAAAACctttatgaataaaactgagaaTTTGCATTTTGGCCTAACCATCAACATTTTCTCTCCCCTCTTAAATTAACGCAACTGCAAgtataatgcattggatttaagCTCAGGTGTCAGCTCTCAAAAAAGGTGATCAGATTGACATTTTGCATAGACACAGGAGAGTTTGATCAATCTTCCCATTAAGTCTCagcaaaaactaaaaacataCAGCATAATTCCCAAAATGTCACAGTATTTCTTTTGAAACAACATTTGGATTTGTAACAGCAagcaaataaatatatttacaaaGTGCAGCACCACAGACAGTGTCGTCATCAGTGGGAGAAGTTATAATTAAGTGAAACTAAATCCAACAGATGAGATAATCGTGTGAGGTTAGAGAGGGACACCGAAACTATTACTTGCATGAGCGAATCATCTCTTCGAGTCGCAAAGAATATTCTGTAGGTTTTCCCAGatacttttcattttaatttttaaaatttaccaCATACTAACTCTTTGTATATGGCATGTTTAATATTATAAAATACAATctatgctaaaaaataaacattcatAAGAGTAATTTCCATATTCTAATGTAATCTTTTCCATGATCAACACAAAGTACTTCATCCAGTGTCAAAACATGTGATCTTGTTTGGTAACCAAAACCCTGAAATGCCAAATAAACCGTGAACGTGATAAACTATTCCACCCCACTGAACAATGAGTGTGAGGTCCGATTGCTGAAAACAGATACCCCTTGAATAGAATACATATCTAAAAAGAGTTTGTAATTTGCATCTCATAGTTTCTGCTGATTCAAAATGGGGAGCAAATACAAGTATTGCCAAGTATCTACGTACTAATTAAAAAAAGCTGTATAAAAATGCAGAGCATCAACTACTACCTGCATGCTGTAGAAGCGCTACTCTAAAGGTaatacaaaatgtacaaaacaaatgtgctgcaaaacaaaagaaTGTTTCTGAAACACGCATAAATAAAAAGTACAGATATCATCTGACAAGGCAGATGGACCTTAATCGAAATGTGATATGAACCCAATCAACCCCCATGACCTGGACCCATTAATGTCTACTAAACCCTCCCACACCCCAGCTTCCTCAttattgaaacaaaaaaaaacaaaaaaaacaaaagagtacACATTCTGTTTCTAAGGCCTTTTGTACACTAGCTATTGAGAAACAAGTCTTACTGTACGTTTCCCTTTACTTTTTCTCTGGACCTCTTAATCAATATTTGAGCCAGGGGTGAGCAGCAATGGAAGCTTTGCTGCGGTCTCCATAGTCATAAAGCAGCTCCTCGCCTTTGTCAATATTTCGAGAGGCAATGAGAATGAGGTGAGGGACACCGTTGATGTCGTGGAGTTTGGTTTGGCAGTTCCCATTTTTACTGTGATTTATCAACCTACCCATTCGACCAGTCTCTTTTGTAGCATCCACACTGTTGACAGAAACACATACATTTACATTGGTGTTAGTATTAGAGGTTGTTTAATATACATACACAATATGTTCACAagacagcatttacattttcatattaaatACTGAATTGTTTTCAGTGACCATATTAGCTGCTATGctaatatttcattttcattaaaagaataaaacaaaaaaaaaaacaaaaaaaaaaaaaacgaaattAATAATTTGTCCTATCAAACTGGTGACTTTGGTAAACTGGTTTCATAACTTAATATAACACAAATTCCAAAATGTCCAATGACTGTTCATAGAATCCCAGATAAGTCTTTTCCTCCTACCAGTATGTTTTGCAGAGGTACTGGAAGTAGTACATGTAGCAGCCAGTTGCTGGATTTTGAGCATATTCGGCTTCTCTCTTTTTAGCATCGGTGATCTGTAGCAGGTCTCCATGGTATTCCACCACATAATCGCCTTTCTGGAAACACCGAGTGGCAAACACCGCTCTCCCCTTTCCTTCTATGTATTGCACCTACAAAAACAGTACAAGAGGCTTTCTGTGGTGACACAGCTTGGCAAAGCAAAGGTTCTTCAGTAAACATATGAACAATGTACAATTTGAATTAGGTCACTCTCAGCCTTTTTGTGGGCTTCATATTAAAATTAATCCTTAAAATAAGACATTTTTGTATGAGAACATTACAGTAAAACCTCATTTACAACGACAATAAGATTTTTCCTTCAtatgaagaaagaagaaacaaagaaaattcaACATACCTCCATTCCTTCCTCTATTCCACTTGTAATGAGATCGTCTATGAGCTTCTTTTCTTCGCACTGGTAATAAAATGGAACATGAAACAGGCCAGACCAGATTTCTCTTCATACACATATGCAGCGGGGGTAATAGTTATTTAATCTCTCGCAGTGCTTGCCAACAAGGGTTTCTCCATCAAGTGCCAACTCATCTTTTGCTTGGGGATCAAATACTTTCATTCCATGACAAATCAATGgaaatcaattttattttttatgtttttggttAATATTaagtctctctccattaaaacaaaaccacgataaaaattagagactgttcattttGTAGGTGAGCAAACTTATAATTTAAGCAGGGCTCAGATAACTATTACCCCTAACGGTACATCCACACTATTAATAAAAAGTATATTACCCTCAAACACAGTCAGAGCACCACACAAGTGCAAACATAAAGACAATGTTTTTGACAATACTAAACATGCTATGAGAGTATATGTTAGGACAAAGCTTTTGTCATGAGCATTCTTAATAAGCTACAGATACAGCTAAGGTCAAAACTCCACCTTTGAACTTTATCTACTCTTAAAAAATCTGCACTTGTGGAAACTGTTCACCAGAATTTTCCATTCGCAAAAATTTTTACTTAGCAGTGACACTTCCATCAGTCTGAGAACCAATCAGTTAAGGTCTACTGACTCCAACTTCCTGTTCTGTTTGACAGTTATTGTTCACAAATTTTGATCAACCGAAAAAACAAGaactaacaaacacacacaaaaaagctaTATCATCATAATGTGTCCAGCCATAGCCTACAAATACAGGTACACTATAAACTAAAAGCACACTTTAATAAGACCCATACTTTTGCCACTTCTCCAAAGAAAACCACTTGAATATCAAATAATATGAACACCTATGCCTAACTACCTATAACATATGTTGTAGTACATTATGAAATAGACTTTTTTCTTACCTTGAgctctgttttactttttcttgaACTTCGTCTTACTGGATAGAAATCAGTAACTTTCCGGTTTTGGGAATTTTCCCCTCCTGCCCTGTAgtaaataaacacattgcaacATCAACAACTATTATACCCATTCAGCCTAATGATAGACTATTACAGCACTGCACCATTTACTACCAAGAGGCACTTGAACTCCTTCATGGATAGGTGCCATATTCATTCAGgccaaaaagggaaaaaaagttttctttggatttagAGGACCAAGGATCAAACTACTGACCTTCCAACTGAAAAGCCTTCCCCTAACCACATTTAGACACTCGGTGGTGATAGTTTAacttattattatataatataatattgtaGTATAATATTATACTATTAAACACTAGTCTATTAATCAAGATTAGCCAGAAGAAAGTCTGTTTAATCAAATTAAGCCCATCTAGCCAAACAGAAATTTGGCTGTCAGTGAAAAACTACAGTCAACATCAGCAAGACATTCAATTTATTAATGGATCACTTGGCTTTTGAGATCAAATCTGACCTTGAGCCAAGATTCTTCTAACTAAGGTTAGCCAAGTCCTTGTAGGCTCTTCAACTGTAATGTCTAGGATTTTCCATAGCAAAATTTCCCTTGAGTGGATAAGACTGGCTCGTTCATCCAAGCTACCAGGGCTGATTTAGTAATTTAACTGTCaatttttaaatttcttcatcAACCAACATTACCAGACTAAAACTTACTACATATATTCCAAGTAACTAAGTCACAGCTAGTTGGCTTACCACTAGTCAAGAACGCAATGGAAGATTTAGaccaaatattttaaaagtctAACATCATGTACAAGTTAGCCACCAAAAACACATATAATACATTATTTAAAAGAGTTCAGACTATAACTATATTCCTTATATAGTGTCCATGAGGTTATCTAGTGTGTAGCTTTTGTGAGTTAACATGTTTACAAGAAAATGTAGTAATTAAGAAATCTAATCAGACCACCTATTCCATACATTGTATCTGGGGTATGAGCATGACATTTATACTATGTATGGTTCCTGTATACAAACGGCAGCATGTGGGCACACTCTTCTTCATGTACCATGAGGAAAGGTCATAAAAATGCATCAGTAATCAACACATACATTCTTCGAGTGGATTTCTTTCCTATGACCTTGACCCGGGCTCCCCTCCTCTGGTGGCCATGGAGAGCACCGCCATTGTTGGCATGTAGGGGAGTATGAGTTAAGCCATTGCTGAGGGGAAGGGAGAGTTCAGGATGAGAACAAAGGTAAGCTTCGGTGCAGTGGAGCTGCAGAGGTGATGGCTGTTCATCAGACCAGCAGGGTGAACACTGGCTGTAGCTGTTCTCCATCTCTGTGAAATCTGCCTTTGGGTCTTTCATTGGAGTGCTGATGGTATTCATTGTCTTTCCTAAGAGTGAATGGAGAGAAACATCATCCTTAAGATTCAGACAAATCTTGTGCTTCTAGTTTCTCTCACTGGAAATTCTTACATGATATATATATTAACAGGGATTCAGTTACTGTCCCATGGACTATTCAAACAACTCTCCTCTGCTGGCGATCAAACTGAAAAC from the Oreochromis niloticus isolate F11D_XX linkage group LG7, O_niloticus_UMD_NMBU, whole genome shotgun sequence genome contains:
- the kmt5aa gene encoding N-lysine methyltransferase KMT5A-A isoform X2, yielding MNGDTVCNSHSFTLLSCTNSISSVQDEKPTIRLTQEGKCSPVLSLQNDAQKPGEGKTMNTISTPMKDPKADFTEMENSYSQCSPCCNGLTHTPLHANNGGALHGHQRRGARVKVIGKKSTRRMAGGENSQNRKVTDFYPVRRSSRKSKTELKCEEKKLIDDLITSGIEEGMEVQYIEGKGRAVFATRCFQKGDYVVEYHGDLLQITDAKKREAEYAQNPATGCYMYYFQYLCKTYCVDATKETGRMGRLINHSKNGNCQTKLHDINGVPHLILIASRNIDKGEELLYDYGDRSKASIAAHPWLKY
- the kmt5aa gene encoding N-lysine methyltransferase KMT5A-A isoform X1, translated to MNGDTVCNSHSFTLLSCTNSISSVQDEKPTIRLTQEGKCSPVLSLQNDAQKPGEGKTMNTISTPMKDPKADFTEMENSYSQCSPCWSDEQPSPLQLHCTEAYLCSHPELSLPLSNGLTHTPLHANNGGALHGHQRRGARVKVIGKKSTRRMAGGENSQNRKVTDFYPVRRSSRKSKTELKCEEKKLIDDLITSGIEEGMEVQYIEGKGRAVFATRCFQKGDYVVEYHGDLLQITDAKKREAEYAQNPATGCYMYYFQYLCKTYCVDATKETGRMGRLINHSKNGNCQTKLHDINGVPHLILIASRNIDKGEELLYDYGDRSKASIAAHPWLKY